The genomic window CGTATATCTTGGAAGGTATCTTTGAGGGCGACAAGGAAGGTATCAAGGCAGCAGCACCCCATGTATTCCTGTTGGCAAGTCAAGTTTTCATGGAAGGCGTTGCATTCTCGGGGAGATTCTCAACACCAATAAGGGCATTTGTACCCGTGTTCTACAACTCAAGGAGGATCTTCAGCATTGTGGATTGGCTTAGGAGTGAGATCTACAAGATCAATGAGGAGCACAGTGGGTCTGATAGGAGGGTGTATGTTGGTAGGGCTCTTGCAGTGGCTAACATGGCCTTCTGGTGCTTCAACTTGTTTGGCTTCCTCTTGCTTGTTTATCTTCCAAGAGTTTTCAAGCTCTATTACTCTGCTCCCAAGGACAACTAATTAAGGATTCTTAGTACTAATCATGTTTTGTTCGTTAGACTAtgtatgtaattttattttactttgatGTATAAGGTCTTGAACCATACTTTCTGTATGTTAGCATGCTTAACAAAGTATAGGTAATATACATATTATATGTACTCACTTTCTCTATGGCATGTTATGTTACTGTTATTCTTCATTAGATGTGTTCCCAATGACTTGTATAAAAGCATATGGTGGAATAAAAGCATCttccaaaaagattgaaatagAGCAATCTAGTAACACTGTAAAATTTAGTGCCATGATTCATAAGTCATAACAACTAAAGTATAGTGAAATGTCGTATCCTATGCTTttaataataaagtaaaatatgTAGCCAATTAGAATTCAAATATGGTTCCAACTGTAAAGCCGAAGAAGCTaacttttctttatattttttgtcCATGCTTTAAATTTTTGACACTTTTTCAAGCAGACTAATAAACTAACCATCAGACACTAATAAGTTATAAAAATTAGTAAATATGTGAGAAGTGTGTGAGTGTGTATTGTGTACCTAAGATTCCGGGTTGTAATCCTTATTGGTTACTAAAGAAGCCTATCTATTGTAGATATTTTGGAGGGTGAGAGTAGTAGTGAAAAGAAGTTGACACTTGGCAGCGTAGAGACCACAGAGATAGAGGCCATTATAACACATACATATACCCGTTTgggaaagggaaagggaaagggaaagtaTTCATCACTCTTCTAGAAGATGTGGCCGTTCAACAGAAAAGGTCCTTCTGGATTCTCATCTTCTTCTACCGCCGAAGAGGTCACCGCAGGCATCGATGCTACTGGCCTGACTGCCATCGTCACAGGAGCCAGCAGTGGAATTGGCTCTGAGACTGCGCGTGTTCTTGCTTTGCGCGGTGCTCATGTCGTTATGGGGGTCAGAAACTTGACGGCTGCTAAACAAGTTCAACAATCAATACTCAAGGACAATCCCTCAGCCAAACTTGATGCCATGGAGTTAGATCTCAGTTCAATGGAATCTGTCAAGAAATTTGCATCACAATATAAATCCTCTGGTCGTCCTCTCAACATATTAATGTAAGAAAacaatcttctctctctctctgtctctccaaTGAATCCAATTCATTCACTGATGATTGCTTTGTTGAAATCTTAAGAAACAATGCTGGAATTATGGCATGCCCCTTCACGCTCTCCAAAGACAACATTGAACTACAGTTTGCCACAAATCACATCGGTATGCTACTATTATACATTACTATTATTGCATTGTATTGTATTGTTTCTTCATCAGTTTCATAGATTGCTTTGATTTCAATTTTCACATGCATGCGCAGGTCATTTTCTTTTGACAAATCTTTTGTTGGATACAATGAAGAAAACATCACGCCAGAgtaagagagaaggaagaattgTTAATGTGTCCTCCGAGGCTCACCGTTTTACTTATTCTGAAGGAATTCGTTTTGACAAAATCAACGACGAATCAAGGTATATATCCATATTCAAATTCATACTTAGCTTGTTCGTTCTATGAGTAATTAATTTTGCTTCCTTGTATTTTATAGTTACCACAGCTGGCGTGCTTATGGGCAGTCCAAGCTAGCAAACATCTTACATGCTAATCAACTCACAACACGTCTTAAGGTTAGTTGCTTTTTTACTCTCTTATGCCATCACTCTATAATGTTAATTCTTGCTTCCTGAATCATGATTAGGAAGACGGGGCTGATATTACTGCGAATTCTCTTCATCCGGGAACCATTGCCACCAACCTTTTCCGTCATATGGGTGTGGCCAATGGTAACTACTACCACATTCTACTATTTTATGAACTCATAAAGTATGCTTTTGGTTCATTTTCCATCCAATTTTTTGGTTCATGCAGGTATAGTTAATGCAATTGGGAGACTTGTGCTTAAAAATGTCCAGCAGGTATGACACATTGAGTTACTTAGCATACAAGATAGTTGAAAGTTGaaacattcatcatgttgaataTGAGATTTTGCCTGCTATGTAGGGAGCAGCAACAACATGCTATGTAGCATTGCACCCACAAGTGAAGGGAGTTAGTGGCAAATACTTCTCTGATAGCAATCTGTCCAAAACAACCTCCCATGGAACTGATGCTGATTTGGCTAAGAAACTCTGGGATTTCAGTATGAATTTGATCAAGTAGATTGCCATGCTCACAAGGACATCATACCTACATCCTAAGCGAATCAAAGGCATCAATATTATGAACAAAGTTACATTGTAGTATTATACTTGTATCTGAATCGTACATTTCACAAACATGAGTTTCAAGCTTCGAACTTGATGTGCATACCAATTTAGTGCTATTTTGTTTGGACAAATTAATTTCTGTATTTCCAATGTTTGGTTGATATATTAGTTTTATTGGAGTGGCAGATCGAGTTACCCCTGCATTTCGAGATGGTCCTACTCCTGattagaaaattattttattatgttaggtatatatcttttttattaattCACAAGATGGACTCTATGTGGATTCCACAGAAATAGTCAGTCAACGGAAAAAGAAAACAAGCTGTCCTTGACGGCTTGACATGGTGCATACGAGAAATCTATATTTTCAAGTTTGACTTCGTTTTAAGAGATATTTATCATATTAAGTTTGGCTAATTTATAGTTTTATACTTGTTCTTTAAATAATTATCCAATTGTTTTTACCAAGTTCGAATCAAAGGTATAAACTCAAATACAAAAGATGCTTATTTCTAAAACTTATTTACCATATTTATTCTTGGATTATTTTGTTCACGATGTGAATTTTTGAatagtaattaataaaaaaataatttgtatattttaataagTGAGAAGACCATAATAAAATTTATATCTATTGTATCTTTCTAGTATGAAGTACATTGAATAATTCAAGTGATAAGAAAGGAAAAAATTccaagaaaggaaaaggaaaaaattGTGGAGTTCGACTCTGACTCCCTATTGATATTAGATGAGTACAACGTCCCTattgaataaagaaaagaaaataaaggttggTTAGAGAAGGATAGTGGATTGATGAGAGTTGCAtagaaaataaattgatttgTTATCTTGCTTTTCCAGGTTGAGATTCCTGATTCCTGAGATCGATCGAAAATGTGGCTATTCAGCAGCAAAGGGCCTTCTGGATTCTCCTCTTATTCCACCGCCGAAGAGGTCACCCAAGGCATCAACGCCTCTGGCCTCACTGCCATCGTCACAGGTACCCTCATTTCATCGAGTTAGCTTGCAAATTCCTAAATCGACTTTAATAACCTCCTTTGTGTCAGACATGCATGGTCTTGAGGTTTTATTTGCAAGCTTTTAACATGAATTTCACAAATTTGATGTGATAAGTATAGTATTCTTGGATCGTGCCATTGTTATTATATATAACAGGAGCAACTAGTGGAATTGGGGCTGAGACTACACGTGTTCTTGCTCTGCGCGGTGTCCAGGTGGTTATGGGGGTCAGAAACTTGGCTGCTGCTAAA from Arachis ipaensis cultivar K30076 chromosome B09, Araip1.1, whole genome shotgun sequence includes these protein-coding regions:
- the LOC107617762 gene encoding short-chain dehydrogenase TIC 32, chloroplastic, whose product is MWPFNRKGPSGFSSSSTAEEVTAGIDATGLTAIVTGASSGIGSETARVLALRGAHVVMGVRNLTAAKQVQQSILKDNPSAKLDAMELDLSSMESVKKFASQYKSSGRPLNILINNAGIMACPFTLSKDNIELQFATNHIGHFLLTNLLLDTMKKTSRQSKREGRIVNVSSEAHRFTYSEGIRFDKINDESSYHSWRAYGQSKLANILHANQLTTRLKEDGADITANSLHPGTIATNLFRHMGVANGIVNAIGRLVLKNVQQGAATTCYVALHPQVKGVSGKYFSDSNLSKTTSHGTDADLAKKLWDFSMNLIK